Proteins encoded by one window of Lactobacillus paragasseri:
- the recJ gene encoding single-stranded-DNA-specific exonuclease RecJ has product MKWQQRQASSLDQELIEDYGLTDIQAKLFALRGINTAEKLDFWLNADENDLADPFLMHDMEKSINRINQAIDNGEKITIYGDYDADGITATSIMMDTLEILGADVHFFIPDRFKDGYGPSMSRYQEIVEDGTKLIITVDNGVTGVEEVKYAQEHGVDVILTDHHTFQDQKPAAFSTVHCNYPGQKYPFDDYCGAGVAYTMCRALMQDTMPELLDLAMIGTIGDMVKVTGEGHIIVKRGLDILNQTERPGLRALIKQAGLTMGQITATDVGFNIAPRLNAVGRLADASLAVELLLSDDEEQAEEIAAKIEELNNERKELTAEVYEKCLAQVEEKGWQHRNTLVLYDPDFHEGVLGLVANKVVEKLHKPTLVLTEDENGELKGSGRSSEGFNLFDALEPMKDDFLDKFGGHDFACGLSLKVDKLEELRSRFEKSFKPSTDLEVKDFDFELNLREVTPDTLTEINLVGPFGTGNPEPVFSISEPHIKSLFKMGKDKNHVKFTAEKNNGKLTIVGFNKGFLNQNLLPFIKELYVTLALNSWKNVSSVQGMLAGIEYGAPKLAVFDQVIDMRQEDYVMGFADKYLIFDKNTISWARNGLGIPEEKISLARDYHGNSEVVALLDTPRNQVELNTALENKYHQLYLRFLFDRLPITNLPSRDAFGKTLKYIYAHPNLTVEDYQVVSVYLGLDYQAVLFILRVFFELRFVSFIDGKIIGNKRPESKKLTASKYFTSVASQIKFKNQLKTIPSDQLISYVKQYLK; this is encoded by the coding sequence ATGAAATGGCAACAAAGACAAGCAAGTAGTTTAGATCAAGAATTAATTGAAGATTATGGATTAACAGATATTCAAGCTAAGCTTTTCGCATTAAGAGGTATTAATACCGCGGAGAAGTTGGATTTTTGGCTAAATGCAGATGAAAATGATTTGGCCGATCCGTTTTTAATGCACGATATGGAAAAGTCTATTAACCGCATTAATCAGGCAATTGATAATGGTGAAAAAATAACTATCTATGGTGATTATGATGCTGATGGGATCACGGCAACTAGCATCATGATGGATACCTTAGAAATTTTAGGTGCCGATGTTCACTTTTTTATTCCGGATCGTTTTAAAGATGGATACGGTCCAAGTATGAGCCGTTACCAAGAGATAGTAGAGGATGGGACTAAATTAATCATTACGGTTGATAATGGGGTAACCGGTGTTGAAGAAGTTAAATATGCCCAGGAACATGGCGTTGACGTAATATTAACTGACCACCATACATTTCAGGATCAAAAACCAGCTGCTTTTAGTACAGTTCACTGTAACTATCCTGGTCAAAAATATCCATTTGATGATTATTGCGGAGCCGGTGTTGCTTATACAATGTGCCGAGCACTAATGCAGGATACAATGCCAGAACTATTAGATTTAGCCATGATTGGAACTATAGGCGATATGGTTAAAGTAACAGGTGAAGGACATATTATCGTTAAGCGTGGCTTAGATATTCTGAACCAAACAGAGCGTCCAGGATTACGAGCTTTAATTAAGCAAGCTGGTTTAACCATGGGACAGATTACAGCCACTGATGTTGGCTTTAATATCGCTCCTAGATTAAATGCTGTGGGTCGTCTGGCAGACGCGAGTTTAGCGGTTGAACTACTTTTGAGTGATGATGAAGAACAGGCTGAAGAAATAGCAGCGAAAATAGAAGAATTAAATAATGAAAGAAAAGAGCTTACAGCTGAAGTTTATGAAAAATGTTTGGCTCAAGTTGAAGAAAAAGGGTGGCAACATCGAAATACATTAGTATTATATGATCCTGACTTTCATGAGGGCGTGTTAGGCTTAGTAGCCAATAAAGTTGTTGAGAAGCTTCATAAACCCACGCTTGTTCTTACCGAGGATGAAAATGGTGAATTAAAAGGCTCAGGTCGGTCAAGCGAAGGCTTTAATTTATTTGATGCTTTAGAACCAATGAAAGATGATTTTTTAGATAAATTTGGCGGACATGATTTTGCCTGTGGCTTATCTTTAAAGGTTGATAAACTTGAAGAGTTGCGTTCACGTTTTGAAAAAAGTTTTAAGCCAAGTACGGATCTTGAAGTAAAAGATTTTGATTTTGAATTAAATTTGAGAGAAGTTACACCAGATACATTAACAGAAATTAATTTGGTTGGTCCCTTTGGAACTGGAAATCCTGAGCCTGTATTTAGTATTAGCGAACCGCACATCAAGAGCCTATTTAAGATGGGAAAAGATAAGAATCATGTTAAGTTTACTGCAGAAAAAAATAATGGCAAGCTAACAATTGTTGGCTTTAATAAAGGATTTTTGAATCAGAACTTGCTTCCTTTTATCAAAGAATTATATGTAACTTTAGCGCTCAATAGCTGGAAGAATGTTTCGTCTGTTCAAGGAATGCTAGCTGGTATTGAATATGGAGCACCCAAACTAGCTGTTTTTGATCAAGTGATAGACATGAGGCAAGAAGATTATGTGATGGGATTTGCGGATAAGTATTTGATTTTTGATAAAAATACTATTTCTTGGGCTAGAAATGGTTTAGGAATTCCAGAAGAAAAGATTAGTCTTGCTAGAGATTATCATGGAAATTCTGAGGTTGTAGCTTTATTAGATACTCCGCGTAATCAGGTTGAATTAAATACCGCTTTAGAAAATAAATATCATCAGCTCTATCTGCGTTTTTTATTTGATAGATTGCCAATTACTAATTTGCCTAGTAGGGATGCTTTTGGCAAAACATTGAAATATATTTATGCTCACCCCAATCTAACTGTTGAAGATTATCAGGTAGTATCTGTTTATCTCGGCTTAGATTATCAAGCTGTTTTGTTTATTTTAAGAGTGTTCTTTGAATTACGCTTTGTTTCATTTATTGATGGAAAAATTATTGGCAATAAACGTCCTGAAAGTAAAAAACTAACTGCTTCAAAGTATTTTACCAGTGTAGCATCACAGATTAAATTTAAAAATCAGCTAAAGACAATACCTAGTGATCAACTAATTAGTTATGTTAAGCAATATTTAAAGTGA
- a CDS encoding adenine phosphoribosyltransferase produces the protein MAIDFKEHIASVKDFPNKGIIFRDITPILQDGKLYRAATHELAEYAKSRGAEVIVGPEARGFIVGCPVATELGIGFVPARKPHKLPREVESASYDLEYGSNVLEMHKDAIKPGQKVVICDDLMATAGTLHATKELIENLGGEVVGAAFYIELTDLKGREQFPDLDIYSLVKYHGA, from the coding sequence ATGGCAATTGATTTTAAAGAACACATTGCAAGTGTAAAAGATTTCCCAAATAAGGGAATTATCTTTCGCGATATTACCCCAATTTTGCAAGATGGGAAGCTATATCGAGCTGCTACTCATGAATTAGCTGAATACGCTAAGAGTCGTGGAGCAGAAGTAATTGTTGGTCCTGAAGCTCGTGGATTTATTGTCGGCTGTCCTGTTGCAACAGAATTAGGAATTGGTTTTGTACCGGCTCGTAAGCCTCATAAGTTGCCACGCGAAGTAGAAAGTGCTTCTTATGATTTAGAATACGGTTCAAATGTCTTAGAAATGCATAAAGATGCAATTAAGCCAGGGCAAAAAGTTGTTATTTGCGATGATTTGATGGCTACCGCAGGCACCTTGCACGCAACTAAGGAATTAATTGAAAACTTGGGCGGAGAAGTAGTTGGTGCAGCATTTTATATTGAATTAACTGACTTGAAGGGAAGAGAACAATTCCCTGATTTAGATATTTATTCTCTTGTTAAGTACCACGGTGCATAA
- the yjeM gene encoding glutamate/gamma-aminobutyrate family transporter YjeM has product MKKDKSVKIGLKSLVLMIFSAIFGFSNSLTAYYQMGYASIVWYIITAILFFLPSALIFAEYGAAFKGVKGGIFSWLKGSVSEKTAFIGTFIWLAAWVVWLVSSTQFFLVSVSTAISGHDTTQSWHFLSLSSTQLLGILEVIFLVVVTFFAAKGVDKIAAVSNVGGFFTLAITIGFTLVSILVFFLNHGHLAEPLTTQSLVHSPNPAFQSPIAVVSFIVYALFAYGGLETSAGVIDSVDKPEKTFPKALITAMIWMTALYVLNILMCGVAANWSSELSGKNVDLANVEYVLINNLGVETGKAFGLSHSASLTLGATFSRFAGLADVLAGISAAFLMVYSPVKSFIEGCDPKLLPKNLVKLNKHGMPERSMWVQAVIVSVIILFISFGGNAAGQFYTILMDMMNVSSSAPYLFLIGAYPFFKMKQGIDRPFVFIEGKKRVWTVTLVVWLVVAIDIIFTCVEPLFTGDYATSFWTAIGPVAFGIIAWIYYSYQERKSVTVVDEEE; this is encoded by the coding sequence ATGAAAAAAGACAAATCCGTCAAAATTGGATTAAAAAGTCTAGTTTTGATGATCTTTTCAGCCATTTTTGGCTTTAGCAATTCATTAACTGCCTATTATCAAATGGGGTATGCAAGTATTGTTTGGTACATTATAACCGCAATTTTATTCTTTTTGCCTTCTGCATTAATTTTTGCAGAATATGGAGCTGCTTTTAAGGGAGTTAAAGGTGGAATTTTTTCTTGGCTTAAAGGATCAGTTAGTGAAAAAACTGCATTTATTGGTACTTTTATTTGGCTAGCTGCTTGGGTTGTTTGGCTGGTGTCGTCGACTCAATTTTTCTTGGTGTCAGTGTCGACTGCAATTTCAGGTCATGATACAACGCAAAGTTGGCATTTTTTAAGTTTGTCATCAACACAATTATTGGGAATTTTAGAAGTAATATTTTTAGTAGTAGTGACTTTTTTTGCAGCTAAAGGTGTCGATAAAATTGCTGCTGTAAGTAATGTTGGTGGCTTTTTTACTTTAGCTATTACCATTGGCTTTACTTTAGTATCTATTTTAGTTTTCTTTTTGAATCATGGACATTTAGCAGAACCGTTGACTACGCAATCACTAGTTCATTCACCTAATCCAGCTTTTCAATCTCCAATTGCTGTGGTGTCATTCATTGTTTATGCATTATTTGCTTATGGTGGTTTAGAGACATCAGCAGGAGTAATTGATTCTGTTGATAAACCTGAAAAGACTTTTCCTAAAGCTTTGATCACAGCTATGATCTGGATGACAGCTTTATATGTCTTAAACATTTTAATGTGTGGAGTTGCTGCAAATTGGAGTAGCGAATTAAGTGGCAAAAATGTTGATTTGGCCAATGTGGAATATGTTTTGATTAACAATTTGGGGGTTGAAACAGGAAAGGCTTTCGGACTTTCTCATTCGGCTTCATTGACACTTGGTGCAACATTTTCTCGGTTTGCTGGGTTAGCTGATGTATTGGCTGGAATTTCAGCAGCATTTTTAATGGTTTATTCACCTGTTAAGTCTTTTATTGAAGGCTGTGACCCTAAACTTCTACCTAAAAACTTGGTTAAATTGAATAAACATGGCATGCCAGAACGTTCAATGTGGGTTCAGGCAGTGATTGTTAGTGTTATTATCTTATTTATCTCTTTTGGTGGTAATGCAGCGGGTCAGTTTTATACTATTTTGATGGATATGATGAATGTTTCATCGTCAGCTCCTTACTTATTTTTGATTGGAGCTTATCCTTTCTTTAAGATGAAGCAGGGAATTGATCGTCCATTTGTATTTATTGAGGGAAAAAAGCGTGTCTGGACAGTAACACTTGTGGTTTGGCTTGTGGTTGCAATTGATATTATCTTTACTTGTGTTGAGCCGCTCTTTACTGGAGATTATGCAACATCCTTCTGGACTGCTATTGGACCAGTAGCCTTTGGAATTATTGCTTGGATATATTATTCGTATCAAGAAAGAAAAAGCGTTACTGTAGTTGATGAAGAAGAATAA
- the cls gene encoding cardiolipin synthase, whose protein sequence is MILTWDIIRRIIEILWLINVGLAIWTVFRSHRDIASTWAWLLILSILPYVGFILYLFTGRQLSHDDIFSIKAEQQKFRDQFLNEQNKLLKLHDLLPNKDQNPRARRLVELNLNNDDALLTFNNEVETFIDGKVLFQNLIKNIEQAKSSINIEFYTFYDDQLGNQVLKALEKAANRGVKVRVLYDASGSRGTKPSFFNKLRQLGGKAQPFISTAGNRFFTTPRANYHLHRKLVIIDNQIGYIGGFNIGDQYVDRSKKFGHWRDTHLRVTGQAALLMEIRFAMDWNTSCRKSHLSTYSVDNLIENFRLNVVQAKNLVPMQIVSSGPDNSNFGIRRAYEEIIAQAQNYVYIQTPYLIPGDSILEALIIAAKSGVDVRIMIPSMPDHPFVYRATEYYAKYLVNNGVKVYKYDNGFIHAKTIVSGSNIASVGSANQDFRSYQLNFEVNAFTYNPALTTELKGIFEKDLKESTLLTKKYFNDQSHWRKFKQYFSRLLSPIL, encoded by the coding sequence ATGATTTTAACCTGGGATATCATTAGACGCATTATTGAAATACTTTGGTTAATTAATGTTGGCTTAGCTATCTGGACAGTTTTTCGCAGCCATCGTGATATTGCCTCAACCTGGGCTTGGCTTTTAATTCTATCGATCTTACCATATGTTGGTTTCATTCTATATTTATTTACTGGTCGCCAACTATCTCATGATGATATTTTTTCAATTAAAGCTGAACAGCAAAAATTCCGAGACCAGTTTTTAAATGAGCAAAATAAATTATTAAAGTTACATGATCTATTACCTAATAAAGATCAAAATCCCCGGGCACGAAGACTGGTTGAATTAAATTTAAACAATGACGATGCTCTCCTTACCTTTAACAATGAGGTAGAAACTTTTATTGATGGAAAAGTTTTATTTCAAAATCTCATTAAAAATATCGAACAAGCAAAAAGTAGCATCAATATTGAATTCTATACTTTTTATGATGATCAATTAGGTAACCAAGTTCTAAAAGCATTAGAAAAAGCTGCTAATCGCGGTGTTAAAGTTCGAGTTCTTTACGATGCTAGTGGTTCCCGCGGTACAAAGCCCTCCTTTTTCAATAAGCTTCGACAACTAGGTGGAAAAGCCCAACCATTTATTTCAACAGCTGGTAATCGTTTCTTTACTACCCCGCGTGCTAATTATCATTTACACCGAAAACTAGTTATCATCGATAATCAAATTGGTTATATTGGTGGTTTTAATATTGGGGATCAGTATGTTGATCGAAGCAAAAAATTCGGTCATTGGCGCGATACGCATTTGCGAGTTACAGGACAGGCAGCCCTCCTGATGGAAATTCGTTTTGCAATGGATTGGAATACAAGTTGTCGTAAATCTCATCTTTCTACATATAGTGTTGATAATTTAATTGAAAACTTCAGATTAAATGTTGTTCAAGCTAAGAACTTAGTTCCAATGCAAATTGTTTCTTCAGGTCCTGATAACAGTAATTTTGGTATTCGTCGTGCCTATGAAGAAATAATTGCGCAAGCCCAAAACTACGTCTACATTCAAACGCCATATTTAATTCCAGGTGACTCAATCTTAGAAGCCTTAATTATTGCTGCAAAAAGTGGCGTAGACGTTCGAATTATGATTCCATCTATGCCAGATCATCCCTTCGTTTATCGAGCAACTGAATATTACGCCAAGTACCTGGTTAATAACGGCGTAAAAGTTTATAAGTATGATAATGGTTTTATACATGCTAAAACCATTGTAAGTGGTTCTAATATTGCTTCAGTTGGCTCGGCTAATCAAGATTTTCGGAGTTACCAGCTTAATTTTGAGGTAAATGCTTTTACATACAATCCTGCTCTTACAACTGAATTAAAAGGAATATTTGAAAAAGATCTAAAAGAATCAACATTATTAACTAAAAAATACTTTAATGATCAATCTCACTGGCGCAAATTCAAACAGTATTTCTCAAGATTGCTATCACCTATTTTATAA
- a CDS encoding thymidylate synthase, whose translation MATLEQPYLDLLNKIMTEGHDKEDRTGTGTRSLFGAQMRFDLSDGFPILTTKRVSFGLIKSELLWFLRGDTNIRFLLEHNNHIWDEWAFKNWVESDEYHGPDMTNFGLRSQKDAKFKKVYQEEMKRFGERILADQDFAAKFGNLGDVYGAQWRHWQKREGGFIDQIQNVIDQIKKTPYSRRLIVSAWNPEDVPNSALPPCHVLFQFYVNDGRLSVQLYQRSGDMFLGVPFNIASYSLLVNLIAQETGLKPGEFIHTLGDAHIYRNHFDQVKELLTRKPYDSPKLWLNPDKKKIEDFEMSDIKLVNYKHHGTIKAPVAV comes from the coding sequence ATGGCAACTTTAGAGCAACCATACTTGGATTTATTAAATAAAATTATGACTGAGGGTCATGATAAGGAAGATAGAACTGGAACGGGGACAAGAAGTTTATTTGGAGCTCAAATGCGGTTTGATTTAAGTGATGGTTTTCCTATTTTAACTACTAAAAGAGTTTCTTTTGGTCTTATTAAAAGTGAATTATTGTGGTTTTTAAGAGGAGACACTAATATTCGATTTTTGTTAGAGCATAATAATCATATTTGGGATGAATGGGCATTTAAGAATTGGGTTGAAAGTGATGAATATCATGGCCCTGATATGACTAATTTTGGGCTCAGAAGTCAAAAGGATGCCAAATTTAAGAAAGTTTATCAAGAAGAAATGAAGAGGTTTGGCGAACGAATCTTAGCTGATCAAGACTTCGCAGCCAAATTTGGTAATCTTGGAGATGTTTATGGCGCTCAATGGCGTCACTGGCAAAAGCGAGAGGGAGGTTTTATTGATCAAATTCAAAATGTGATTGATCAAATTAAAAAGACGCCATACTCAAGAAGATTAATTGTTAGTGCTTGGAATCCAGAAGATGTCCCAAATTCAGCGCTGCCACCTTGTCATGTTTTATTTCAATTTTATGTTAATGATGGTCGTTTAAGTGTTCAGCTTTATCAGAGATCTGGAGATATGTTTTTAGGAGTTCCTTTTAATATTGCTAGCTATTCTTTACTAGTTAATTTAATAGCTCAAGAAACTGGTCTTAAACCTGGTGAATTTATTCATACTTTAGGGGATGCACATATTTATCGGAACCATTTTGATCAAGTAAAGGAATTATTAACTAGAAAACCTTATGATTCACCAAAGCTTTGGTTAAATCCTGATAAGAAAAAGATTGAAGATTTTGAAATGTCAGATATCAAACTTGTTAATTATAAGCATCATGGTACTATTAAAGCACCTGTCGCTGTTTAG
- a CDS encoding dihydrofolate reductase gives MIRFIWAEDEDGHIGYQGTLPWHLPADLRHFKDLTSNHVIVMGRRTFESFPGLLPKRQHIILSTSPTLQRKYQDNVHVQIFSQLEELKNWIKHHSNQTIDIIGGRRVFEEFMDEVDILEKTKIHHVFKGDTLMPEINYGDFKSVNSEIHQADEKNKFAYDFLEYKRIEK, from the coding sequence ATGATAAGATTTATATGGGCAGAGGATGAAGACGGACATATTGGTTATCAAGGCACCTTGCCCTGGCATTTGCCAGCTGATCTAAGGCATTTTAAGGATTTAACTTCTAATCATGTAATTGTTATGGGAAGACGGACCTTTGAAAGTTTCCCTGGATTATTACCTAAAAGACAGCATATTATTCTCTCGACTAGTCCAACTTTACAGCGTAAATACCAAGATAATGTACACGTCCAAATTTTTTCTCAACTTGAAGAATTAAAGAACTGGATAAAGCATCATAGCAACCAAACAATTGATATTATTGGCGGAAGAAGAGTCTTTGAAGAATTTATGGACGAGGTTGATATTTTAGAAAAGACTAAGATTCACCATGTTTTTAAGGGTGATACTCTGATGCCAGAGATAAATTATGGAGATTTTAAATCAGTTAATTCTGAAATTCATCAAGCAGATGAGAAAAATAAATTTGCATACGATTTTTTAGAATATAAAAGAATAGAAAAATGA